Proteins found in one Pseudomonas mosselii genomic segment:
- the phoR gene encoding phosphate regulon sensor histidine kinase PhoR, producing the protein MLLLITVCLIGGLVSGYYGWSLAIGLALYLGWTLKQLLRLHDWLRNHQPDEAPPDGYGLWGEVFDSIYHLQRRDQRVRGRLQAVIDRVQESTAALRDAVIMLDSEGNLEWWNRAAETLLGFKTPQDGGQPVTNLVRHPRFKEYFESDNYAEPLEIPSPINDRLRVQLHLTRYGNNEHLMLVRDVTRIHQLEQMRKDFVANVSHELRTPLTVITGYLETLLDNVEDVNPRWNRALQQMSAQGSRMQTLLNDLLLLAKLEATDYPSDNQPVLVDTLLGAIKNDAQALSGPRNQRISLEATPGIRLKGSESELRSAFSNLVFNAVKYTQDEGNIRIRWWADEQGAHLSVQDSGVGIEAKHLPRLTERFYRVDSSRASNTGGTGLGLAIVKHVLMRHRGRLEISSVPGHGSTFTCHFAPAQLVANKA; encoded by the coding sequence ATGCTCCTGCTGATCACCGTCTGCCTGATCGGCGGGCTGGTCAGCGGCTACTATGGCTGGAGCCTGGCCATCGGCCTGGCCCTGTATTTGGGCTGGACGTTGAAGCAACTGCTGCGTCTGCACGACTGGCTGCGCAACCACCAGCCCGACGAGGCGCCACCCGACGGCTACGGCCTGTGGGGCGAGGTGTTCGACAGCATCTACCATCTGCAGCGCCGCGACCAGCGCGTGCGCGGCCGCCTGCAGGCGGTGATCGACCGGGTCCAGGAGTCCACCGCCGCCCTGCGCGACGCGGTGATCATGCTCGACAGCGAAGGCAACCTGGAGTGGTGGAACCGCGCCGCCGAGACCCTGCTGGGCTTCAAGACGCCGCAGGACGGCGGCCAGCCGGTGACCAACCTGGTGCGCCACCCGCGCTTCAAGGAGTACTTCGAGTCGGACAACTACGCCGAGCCACTGGAGATTCCGTCGCCAATCAACGACCGGCTGCGCGTACAACTGCACCTGACCCGCTACGGCAACAACGAACACCTGATGCTGGTGCGCGACGTGACCCGTATCCACCAGCTGGAACAGATGCGCAAGGACTTCGTCGCCAACGTTTCCCACGAGCTGCGCACGCCGCTGACGGTGATCACCGGTTACCTGGAGACGCTGCTGGACAACGTCGAGGACGTGAACCCGCGCTGGAACCGCGCCCTGCAGCAGATGAGCGCGCAAGGCTCGCGCATGCAGACCCTGCTCAACGACCTGCTGCTGCTGGCCAAGCTCGAGGCCACCGACTACCCCTCCGACAACCAGCCCGTGTTGGTCGACACCCTGCTCGGCGCCATCAAGAACGATGCCCAGGCCCTGTCCGGCCCGCGCAATCAGCGCATCAGCCTGGAGGCGACGCCTGGCATTCGTCTAAAGGGCAGTGAGTCGGAGCTGCGCAGCGCGTTCTCCAACCTGGTGTTCAACGCGGTCAAGTACACCCAGGACGAAGGCAATATCCGCATCCGCTGGTGGGCCGACGAACAGGGCGCGCACCTGAGCGTGCAGGACTCGGGGGTGGGGATCGAGGCCAAGCATCTGCCACGCCTGACCGAGCGCTTCTACCGGGTCGACTCCAGCCGAGCGTCGAACACCGGCGGCACCGGGTTGGGGCTGGCGATCGTCAAGCATGTGCTGATGCGCCATCGCGGGCGGCTGGAAATCAGCAGCGTGCCGGGGCACGGCAGCACCTTTACCTGCCACTTTGCGCCGGCGCAATTGGTCGCAAACAAGGCCTGA
- a CDS encoding HU family DNA-binding protein: MRKPELAAVIAEKADLTKEKANQVLNAILDSITGALDKDTVTLVGFGTFEKRHRGARTGKNPQTGEPVKIKASNTVAFKPGKGLRDSVNVPAKPAKKK; this comes from the coding sequence ATGCGTAAACCAGAACTCGCCGCCGTCATCGCCGAAAAGGCCGATCTGACCAAGGAAAAGGCCAACCAGGTCCTGAACGCGATTCTCGACAGCATCACCGGCGCGCTCGACAAGGACACCGTCACCCTGGTCGGTTTCGGCACCTTCGAAAAACGCCACCGTGGCGCCCGCACCGGCAAGAACCCGCAGACCGGCGAGCCGGTCAAGATCAAGGCCAGCAACACTGTCGCCTTCAAACCTGGCAAGGGCCTGCGTGACAGCGTCAACGTACCTGCCAAGCCTGCCAAGAAAAAGTGA
- the ubiA gene encoding 4-hydroxybenzoate octaprenyltransferase translates to MYLQLLKSLNRVHPRAWDFIQLSRMDRPIGIYLLLWPTLSAVWIAGNGSPTLANVLIFGLGVVLMRAAGCCINDFADRKVDGHVKRTADRPLASGRVKPREALVLFALLVGLSFLLVLCTNATTVWLSFGAVALAFCYPFMKRYTYYPQVVLGAAYSWGIPMAFTAAGGELPASAWLLYIANLLWTVGYDTYYAMVDRDDDLKIGVKSTAILFGEADRVIILTLQLLSLGCLLLAGNRFELGGWFHLGLLAAAVCFAWEFWSTRKLDRESCFKAFLHNHWAGMLIFGGVVLDYALR, encoded by the coding sequence ATGTACCTGCAACTGCTCAAATCGCTCAACCGCGTGCACCCACGAGCCTGGGACTTCATCCAGCTGAGCCGCATGGACCGCCCGATCGGCATCTACCTGCTGCTGTGGCCGACGCTGTCGGCGGTGTGGATCGCCGGCAACGGCTCGCCGACCCTGGCCAACGTGCTGATCTTCGGCCTCGGCGTGGTACTGATGCGCGCCGCAGGCTGCTGCATCAACGATTTTGCCGACCGCAAGGTGGACGGCCACGTCAAGCGCACCGCCGACCGCCCGCTGGCCAGCGGCCGGGTGAAACCCCGCGAAGCGCTGGTGCTGTTCGCCCTGCTGGTGGGGCTGAGCTTCCTGCTGGTGCTGTGCACCAACGCCACCACGGTGTGGCTGTCGTTCGGCGCTGTCGCCCTGGCGTTCTGCTACCCGTTCATGAAGCGCTATACCTACTACCCGCAGGTGGTGCTGGGCGCGGCGTACTCTTGGGGCATCCCGATGGCCTTCACCGCTGCGGGCGGCGAGCTGCCGGCCAGTGCCTGGCTGCTGTACATCGCCAACCTGCTGTGGACAGTGGGCTACGACACCTACTACGCCATGGTCGACCGCGACGACGACCTGAAGATCGGCGTGAAATCCACCGCCATCCTGTTCGGCGAGGCCGACCGGGTGATCATCCTGACGTTGCAGTTGTTGTCGCTGGGCTGCCTGCTGCTGGCGGGCAACCGCTTCGAGCTGGGCGGCTGGTTCCACTTGGGGCTGCTGGCGGCGGCGGTGTGCTTTGCCTGGGAGTTCTGGTCGACGCGCAAGCTGGATCGGGAGTCGTGCTTTAAGGCGTTTCTGCACAACCATTGGGCGGGGATGCTGATCTTTGGCGGGGTGGTGCTGGATTACGCGTTACGCTGA
- a CDS encoding COG4315 family predicted lipoprotein, giving the protein MTRHTLSWMALCAALAVPGVASAHHAMEKDGMWVDHDGMTLYTFDKDVGGKSMCNGECAKNWPPLMVKKDDEAPKDKWTHVTRDDGSMQWAYDGKPLYTFVKDKKAGETTGDGMKDVWHIAKP; this is encoded by the coding sequence ATGACACGACATACGCTGAGCTGGATGGCCCTTTGCGCTGCGCTGGCAGTGCCGGGGGTGGCGTCGGCTCATCACGCCATGGAAAAGGACGGCATGTGGGTCGATCATGACGGCATGACGCTGTACACCTTCGACAAGGATGTTGGCGGCAAGTCCATGTGCAACGGCGAGTGCGCCAAGAACTGGCCGCCGTTGATGGTGAAGAAGGACGATGAGGCGCCGAAGGACAAGTGGACCCACGTCACCCGAGATGATGGCTCGATGCAGTGGGCCTATGACGGCAAGCCGCTGTACACCTTCGTCAAGGACAAGAAGGCCGGGGAGACCACCGGCGATGGCATGAAGGACGTCTGGCATATCGCCAAGCCGTGA
- a CDS encoding hemolysin family protein, whose translation MDPSPGISLTSLFADFGMILFALFLVLLNGFFVAAEFAMVKLRSTRVEAIAELHGWRGSILRKVHNQLDAYLSACQLGITLASLGLGWVGEPAFAHLLEPLLAAVGVDSPELIKAISFFVAFFVISYLHIVVGELAPKSWAIRKPELLSLWTAVPLYLFYWAMYPAIYLLNASANTILRIAGQGEPGPHHEHHYSREELKLILHSSRGQDPSDQGMRVLASAVEMGELEVVDWANSREDMVSIDAHAPLKEILALLRRHKFSRYPLYDAEREEFTGLLHIKDLLLELAELDHLPETIDLEDLARPLERVSRHMPLSQLLEQFRKGGAHFVLVEEADGKVIGYLTMEDVLEVLVGDIQDEHRKTERGILAYQPGKLLVRGDTPLFKVERLLGVDLDHIEAETLAGLVYETLKRVPEEEEVLEVEGLRIIIKKMKGPKIVLAKVLKLD comes from the coding sequence ATGGACCCTTCCCCTGGTATCAGCCTCACCTCGTTGTTCGCCGATTTCGGCATGATTCTCTTCGCCTTGTTCCTGGTGCTGCTCAACGGCTTCTTCGTTGCCGCCGAGTTCGCCATGGTCAAGCTGCGCTCCACCCGAGTCGAAGCCATCGCCGAGCTGCACGGCTGGCGTGGCAGCATCCTGCGCAAGGTGCACAACCAGCTCGACGCCTACCTGTCGGCCTGCCAGCTGGGCATCACCCTCGCCTCCCTGGGCCTGGGCTGGGTCGGCGAGCCGGCCTTCGCCCACCTGCTCGAGCCGCTGCTGGCTGCCGTGGGCGTGGACAGCCCGGAGCTGATCAAGGCGATCTCGTTCTTCGTCGCCTTCTTCGTGATCTCCTACCTGCACATCGTCGTCGGCGAGCTGGCGCCCAAGTCCTGGGCGATCCGCAAGCCCGAGCTGCTGTCGCTGTGGACGGCCGTGCCGCTGTACCTGTTCTACTGGGCGATGTACCCGGCCATCTACCTGCTCAACGCCAGCGCCAATACCATCCTGCGCATCGCAGGCCAAGGCGAGCCCGGGCCGCACCACGAGCACCACTACAGCCGCGAGGAGCTCAAGCTGATCCTGCACTCCAGCCGCGGCCAGGATCCGAGCGACCAGGGCATGCGCGTACTGGCCTCGGCCGTGGAGATGGGCGAGCTGGAAGTGGTCGACTGGGCCAACTCCCGCGAGGACATGGTCAGCATCGACGCCCATGCGCCGCTGAAGGAAATCCTCGCCCTGCTGCGCCGCCACAAGTTCAGCCGCTACCCGTTGTATGACGCCGAGCGCGAGGAATTCACCGGTCTGCTGCACATCAAGGACCTGCTGCTGGAGCTGGCCGAGCTGGACCACCTGCCCGAGACCATCGACCTTGAAGACCTCGCCCGCCCGCTGGAGCGCGTGTCGCGGCACATGCCGCTGTCCCAGTTGCTGGAGCAGTTCCGCAAGGGCGGCGCGCACTTCGTGCTGGTGGAGGAAGCCGATGGCAAGGTGATCGGCTACCTGACCATGGAAGACGTGCTGGAAGTACTGGTCGGCGATATCCAGGACGAACACCGCAAGACCGAGCGCGGCATCCTCGCCTACCAACCCGGCAAGCTGCTGGTGCGCGGTGATACGCCGCTGTTCAAGGTCGAGCGCCTGCTGGGTGTCGACCTGGACCATATCGAAGCGGAAACCCTTGCCGGCCTGGTCTACGAGACCCTCAAGCGCGTGCCCGAGGAAGAGGAAGTACTCGAGGTCGAAGGCCTGCGCATCATCATCAAGAAGATGAAAGGTCCGAAGATCGTGCTGGCCAAGGTGCTCAAGCTCGATTGA
- a CDS encoding NAD(P)/FAD-dependent oxidoreductase, which yields MTSPVVIIGTGLAGYNLAREFRKLDGDTPLLLITADDGRSYSKPMLSTGFAKQKDADGLCMAEPGAMAEQLKAEIRTHTRISGIDPGHKRLWIGEEAVEYRDLVLAWGAQTVQVPVEGDAGELIFPINDLEDYARFRAAAAGKQRVLILGAGLIGCEFANDLSLGGLQCQVVAPCEQVMPTLLHPAAAAAVQAGLEGLGVRFHLGPVLTRLQRAGEALDAHLSDGSVIPCDLVVSAIGLRPRTDLAAAAGLQVNRGVVVDRQLRTSHANIFALGDCAEVDGINLLYVMPLMTCARALAQTLAGNPTAVAYGPMPVTVKTPACPLVVSPVPPGHEGSWVVEGSGADLKVLCHGADGQLLGYALTGGAVMEKLALNRQLPPLMA from the coding sequence ATGACGTCCCCCGTGGTGATCATTGGTACCGGCCTTGCCGGCTACAACCTGGCGCGAGAGTTTCGCAAGCTCGACGGCGACACGCCGCTGTTGCTGATCACCGCCGACGACGGTCGCTCCTACTCCAAGCCCATGCTGTCCACCGGCTTCGCCAAGCAGAAGGACGCCGACGGCCTGTGCATGGCCGAACCGGGTGCCATGGCCGAGCAGCTCAAGGCCGAGATTCGCACCCACACCCGCATCAGCGGCATCGACCCAGGCCACAAGCGCCTGTGGATCGGCGAGGAGGCGGTGGAATACCGCGATCTGGTGCTGGCCTGGGGCGCGCAGACCGTGCAGGTACCGGTCGAAGGCGATGCGGGCGAGCTGATCTTCCCGATCAACGACTTGGAAGACTACGCACGCTTTCGCGCCGCCGCCGCGGGCAAGCAGCGGGTGCTGATCCTCGGGGCCGGCCTGATCGGTTGCGAATTCGCCAACGACCTCAGCCTCGGCGGCCTGCAGTGCCAGGTCGTCGCCCCCTGTGAGCAGGTGATGCCGACCCTGCTGCATCCGGCTGCCGCCGCAGCCGTGCAGGCGGGGCTGGAAGGGCTGGGCGTGCGCTTCCATCTCGGTCCGGTGCTGACCCGGCTGCAACGCGCAGGCGAGGCGCTCGATGCGCACCTGTCCGATGGCAGCGTGATTCCCTGCGACCTGGTGGTATCGGCCATCGGCCTGCGCCCGCGCACCGACCTGGCGGCAGCGGCGGGGTTGCAGGTCAACCGTGGGGTGGTGGTGGACCGCCAGCTGCGCACCTCCCACGCCAATATCTTCGCCTTGGGCGACTGCGCCGAGGTCGACGGGATCAACCTGCTGTACGTCATGCCGCTGATGACCTGCGCCCGTGCCCTGGCCCAGACCCTGGCCGGCAACCCGACCGCGGTGGCCTACGGCCCGATGCCGGTTACCGTGAAGACCCCGGCCTGTCCGCTGGTGGTATCCCCGGTGCCGCCCGGCCACGAGGGCAGCTGGGTGGTCGAGGGCAGCGGCGCCGACCTGAAAGTGCTCTGCCACGGCGCCGATGGCCAGCTGCTGGGTTATGCCCTGACCGGCGGCGCGGTCATGGAGAAACTGGCGCTGAATCGCCAGTTGCCGCCCTTGATGGCGTAA
- the phoB gene encoding phosphate regulon transcriptional regulator PhoB encodes MVGRNILIVDDEAPIREMIAVALEMAGYDCLEAENSQQAHAIIVDRKPDLILLDWMLPGTSGIELARRLKRDELTGDIPIIMLTAKGEEDNKIQGLEVGADDYITKPFSPRELVARLKAVLRRTGPSDSEAPIEVGGLLLDPISHRVTIDGKPAEMGPTEYRLLQFFMTHQERAYTRGQLLDQVWGGNVYVEERTVDVHIRRLRKALGEAYENLVQTVRGTGYRFSTKS; translated from the coding sequence ATGGTTGGCAGAAACATTCTGATCGTCGACGACGAAGCGCCTATCCGCGAGATGATCGCCGTTGCATTGGAAATGGCCGGCTATGACTGCCTCGAGGCCGAGAACTCGCAACAGGCCCACGCCATCATCGTCGACCGCAAGCCGGACCTGATCCTGCTCGACTGGATGCTGCCGGGCACCTCGGGCATCGAGCTGGCCCGCCGCCTCAAGCGCGACGAGCTGACCGGCGACATCCCGATCATCATGCTCACCGCCAAGGGTGAGGAGGACAACAAGATCCAGGGCCTGGAGGTCGGCGCCGATGACTACATCACCAAGCCGTTCTCGCCCCGCGAGCTGGTGGCGCGCCTGAAGGCCGTGCTGCGCCGCACCGGCCCGAGCGACAGCGAGGCGCCAATCGAAGTCGGTGGCCTGCTGCTCGACCCGATCAGCCACCGCGTGACCATCGACGGCAAGCCGGCCGAGATGGGTCCCACCGAATACCGCCTGCTGCAGTTCTTCATGACCCACCAGGAGCGCGCCTACACCCGTGGCCAGCTGCTCGACCAGGTCTGGGGCGGTAACGTCTACGTCGAGGAACGCACCGTCGACGTGCACATCCGTCGCCTGCGCAAGGCGCTGGGTGAAGCCTATGAAAATCTGGTACAAACCGTCCGCGGCACCGGCTATCGCTTCTCGACCAAGAGCTGA
- a CDS encoding rubredoxin yields the protein MKKWQCIVCGLIYDEAQGWPDDGIAPGTRWEDVPEDWLCPDCGVGKSDFEMIAIG from the coding sequence ATGAAGAAGTGGCAATGTATTGTCTGTGGCCTGATCTACGACGAGGCCCAAGGCTGGCCGGACGACGGCATCGCCCCTGGCACCCGCTGGGAGGACGTACCGGAAGACTGGCTGTGCCCCGACTGCGGCGTCGGCAAGAGTGATTTCGAAATGATCGCCATCGGCTGA
- a CDS encoding peptidoglycan DD-metalloendopeptidase family protein yields the protein MPPARLLLFCALLTASASSLAMTVYKTTDTFGVVSYSDRPSPGAKAFVFREPMVERLDGQVRLKTEPFAGGVRFVARNELFVPMEVELRVERLANAQGGNAPRIVRRLVPPRSTQVLSVVQARQGGSLRYDTQFRYAMGDPGQRPQGYRYPFPWKGGPFRLSQGPNGRFSHFGPKGRYAMDIAMPEGTPIIAARGGVVVKIENNQSGRGNNPAGNFVRILHPDGTMGVYLHLMRGSVVVGEGQRVAQGQALAKSGNTGNSSGPHLHFVVQRNVGLALESIPYQFDRPINGLPDFTAGNP from the coding sequence ATGCCGCCCGCCCGCCTCCTGCTGTTCTGTGCCTTGCTTACGGCCTCGGCGTCGAGCTTGGCCATGACCGTCTACAAGACCACCGACACCTTCGGCGTGGTCTCCTATTCCGATCGCCCGAGCCCTGGGGCCAAGGCCTTCGTGTTTCGTGAGCCCATGGTCGAGCGCCTGGATGGCCAGGTTCGCCTGAAAACCGAGCCCTTTGCCGGTGGCGTGCGCTTTGTCGCTCGCAATGAACTGTTCGTACCCATGGAGGTGGAGCTGCGTGTGGAGCGCCTGGCCAATGCCCAGGGCGGTAATGCCCCGCGTATCGTCCGGCGCCTGGTGCCGCCGCGCTCGACCCAGGTGCTCAGTGTGGTCCAGGCCCGTCAGGGGGGCAGCCTCAGGTACGACACCCAGTTTCGCTATGCCATGGGCGATCCAGGGCAGCGCCCGCAGGGCTATCGCTATCCCTTTCCCTGGAAGGGCGGACCGTTTCGCCTGAGCCAGGGCCCCAATGGCCGGTTCAGCCATTTCGGGCCCAAGGGCCGCTACGCCATGGACATCGCCATGCCCGAGGGCACACCGATTATCGCGGCGCGGGGTGGGGTGGTGGTGAAGATCGAGAACAACCAGAGCGGGCGGGGCAACAACCCGGCGGGCAATTTCGTCAGGATCCTGCACCCTGACGGCACCATGGGCGTGTACCTGCACCTGATGCGTGGTTCGGTGGTGGTGGGCGAGGGGCAGCGGGTGGCCCAGGGACAGGCGCTTGCCAAATCGGGCAACACCGGCAACAGCAGCGGGCCGCACCTGCATTTCGTGGTGCAGCGCAATGTGGGATTGGCGCTGGAGTCGATACCGTACCAGTTCGACCGACCGATTAACGGGTTGCCGGATTTCACTGCCGGCAACCCTTGA
- a CDS encoding chorismate--pyruvate lyase family protein, which produces MPYETPQAAAVAWLAYPQLAPPLDQPTLGWLFDEGSLTRRLTRLSHDHFSVTPLFEGWQPLRDDECAALGLALGAQGWVREVYLRGHGQPWVFARSVASRTALERGGLDLETLGSRSLGELLFCDQAFVRHPIEVCSYPQSWLPVEVASAGLWGRRSRFERDGLDLLVAEVFLPALWHAAKEENR; this is translated from the coding sequence GTGCCGTACGAAACCCCGCAAGCAGCCGCGGTCGCGTGGCTGGCGTATCCGCAGCTGGCGCCCCCCCTCGACCAGCCGACCCTGGGCTGGCTGTTCGACGAAGGCTCCCTGACCCGTCGCCTCACCCGTCTCTCACACGACCACTTCAGCGTCACCCCCCTGTTCGAGGGCTGGCAGCCCCTGCGCGACGACGAATGCGCCGCCTTGGGCCTTGCCCTCGGCGCGCAGGGCTGGGTCCGCGAGGTCTACCTGCGCGGCCATGGCCAGCCGTGGGTGTTTGCCCGCAGCGTGGCCAGCCGCACGGCGCTGGAACGCGGTGGGCTGGACCTGGAGACCCTGGGCAGCCGCTCGCTGGGCGAACTGCTGTTCTGCGACCAGGCGTTCGTCCGCCATCCGATCGAAGTGTGCAGTTATCCACAGAGCTGGCTGCCCGTGGAGGTCGCCAGCGCCGGGTTGTGGGGACGCCGCTCGCGCTTCGAGCGGGACGGCCTCGACCTGCTGGTGGCCGAGGTGTTCCTGCCCGCCCTGTGGCATGCGGCCAAGGAGGAGAACCGCTGA